A genomic segment from Myxococcota bacterium encodes:
- a CDS encoding PaaI family thioesterase, which produces MSPRPDERAPLPSPEADDADARERALADALREVLERATSRAVDDATLARAHALASELASLLDGPVRERWYDVDAEAPERAGAKLHYEQMSPFRGRLNPLAPPMRVALSEDGAQLVGRVRVARRYEGPPHGVHGGVVAGLFDDLLGGAQMLAPPIGVTAKLDVVYRNITPVETDLVLRAWIVDDGARHVRARATCHAGDTLTAEANALFIRVDFREVEERGRAR; this is translated from the coding sequence GTGAGCCCGCGGCCCGACGAGCGCGCGCCGCTCCCCTCGCCCGAAGCCGACGACGCCGACGCGCGCGAGCGCGCGCTCGCCGACGCGCTCCGCGAGGTGCTCGAGCGCGCGACGAGCCGCGCCGTCGACGACGCGACGCTCGCGCGCGCCCACGCGCTCGCGAGCGAGCTCGCGAGCCTGCTCGACGGGCCCGTGCGCGAGCGCTGGTACGACGTCGACGCCGAGGCGCCCGAGCGCGCGGGCGCGAAGCTCCACTACGAGCAGATGAGCCCCTTCCGAGGGCGCCTCAATCCGCTCGCACCCCCGATGCGCGTCGCGCTGTCGGAGGACGGCGCGCAGCTCGTCGGCCGCGTGCGCGTCGCGCGCCGCTACGAAGGCCCGCCGCACGGCGTGCACGGCGGCGTCGTCGCCGGGCTCTTCGACGATCTCCTCGGCGGCGCGCAGATGCTCGCGCCCCCGATCGGCGTCACCGCGAAGCTCGACGTCGTCTACCGCAACATCACGCCGGTCGAGACCGACCTCGTGCTGCGCGCCTGGATCGTCGACGACGGCGCGCGCCACGTGCGCGCGCGCGCCACGTGCCACGCGGGCGACACCCTCACCGCCGAGGCGAACGCGCTCTTCATCCGCGTCGACTTCCGCGAGGTCGAAGAGCGCGGCCGTGCTCGTTAG